The Rhododendron vialii isolate Sample 1 chromosome 5a, ASM3025357v1 genome contains a region encoding:
- the LOC131326054 gene encoding receptor-like protein 7, translated as MRIQSVTWFFSIINTLTIFYFIITPVHSQCLEDQKSLLLQLKNGLQFDPDSSAKLVNWTQSNDCCQWNGVTCDHFGRVIGLDLNTESIFGGLNHSSSLFGLKFLQELNLAYNSFNSAQFPSRFGILTNLRHLNLSNTDFFGQIPMEFSLLTRLVKLDLSKDYYFDGIPRIQIENPNLVTLFRNLSGLTELYLDGVNISANGHEWGQAISSSLPNLRVLSLSGCLLSGPIDSSLQNLQYLSEINLAQNNFSSPVPDFLGNFPNLAVLILSGSELHGTFPNNIFQRVQTLETLDLSGNALLNGSLPDFPEKGSLRNLVLSLTNFSGNLPESIGNLRELRRIQINGCYFSGPIPSSLANLSQLVQLDFSANNFSGSMPSFQGFKNLTSIDLSRNALTGPVPSIYFEGLSNLVSVALMNNSFNGSIPSSLFSLPSMQQILLSRNQFSEVSEFLPKKSLSTVDTLDLSSNKLQGPIPSYFFDFQSLSYLTLSFNNFSGTVQLESIHRLQNLTLLDLSHNSLLVNASISNSSLSSFPQLQYLGLASCKLQKFPPLMNQSMLGFLDLSNNQISGVIPNWIWNMGNGSLTNVNLSCNLLVGLQRGYVIPPLQTLVLRSNQLCGEIPIPPDSTRFVDYSRNNFSSSIPAEIGNGIANARFFSLSHNKLSGPIPPSICNGSNLDVLNLSNNRFSGTIPQCLIATGAATIRVLNLRNNNLTGNITGTFPKHCALRTLDLSENLLEGHVPKSLANCANAEVLNLGINNIYGTFPCFLANLSDLRVLVLRSNKFQGNISCRGIHNNIWPELQIIDLALNNFSGILPPSFFSQRKAMMDVGNARPNRNHLRFEVAFLNVYYEDSVTVTNKGSKLEYVKILTIFNAIDFSNNNFKGEIQDTVGDLKSLNVLNLSHNSLTGLIPSSVGNLTQLESLDLSWNKLGGSIPVTLARLTFLAFLNLSYNQLIGMIPTGSQLQLFPNTSFIGNKGLWGAPLTPCCKEVEPTTPTMDRRQSNTDEDGINWVYITATLGYIVGFGVIVVPLLYSKRWRQCYYKPLDRVIVRILHHQDQLARNQRRRNNIKQLQRHQHH; from the coding sequence atgagaattcaATCAGTTACCTGGTTTTTCTCAATCATCAACACACTCACAATCTTCTACTTTATCATCACCCCAGTACACAGCCAATGCCTGGAGGATCAAAAATCTTTGTTACTTCAATTGAAGAACGGCCTCCAGTTCGATCCAGATTCCTCAGCCAAGTTGGTGAATTGGACTCAAAGCAACGATTGTTGTCAATGGAATGGTGTGACCTGTGACCATTTCGGTCGTGTTATAGGTCTCGACCTGAACACGGAATCAATCTTCGGAGGATTAAACCACTCAAGTAGTCTTTTCGGGCTAAAGTTTCTACAGGAGCTGAACTTAGCTTACAACAGCTTCAACTCCGCACAATTTCCATCCAGGTTTGGAATCCTCACCAATCTAAGACATCTGAATTTGTCAAACACTGATTTTTTTGGGCAGATTCCAATGGAATTCTCGCTCTTGACGAGGTTGGTGAAGCTTGATTTGTCCAAGGACTACTATTTTGATGGGATACCTAGAATCCAAATTGAAAACCCAAATTTAGTCACACTTTTTCGTAACCTAAGTGGGCTTACGGAGCTTTATTTGGACGGGGTAAATATATCAGCAAATGGGCATGAATGGGGTCAGGCCATTTCATCTTCACTGCCTAACCTGCgagttttgagtttgagtgGTTGTTTACTTTCAGGCCCTATTGATTCTTCCCTTCAAAACCTTCAGTATCTTTCAGAAATCAATCTAGCTCAGAACAATTTCTCGTCTCCAGTCCCGGATTTCTTGGGGAATTTCCCAAACTTGGCAGTTTTGATTCTCAGTGGTTCGGAATTGCATGGAACATTTCCAAACAACATATTTCAGCGGGTACAAACACTGGAGACTCTGGATTTGTCAGGCAATGCACTACTCAATGGTTCTTTACCTGATTTTCCGGAAAAAGGGTCCCTTCGAAATCTGGTTCTTAGCCTCACCAATTTTTCAGGGAATTTACCAGAATCTATTGGGAATTTGAGGGAGCTAAGAAGGATACAGATTAACGGCTGTTATTTCAGCGGACCGATTCCGAGTTCACTTGCAAACCTAAGTCAACTTGTTCAATTGGATTTTTCAGCCAACAATTTTAGCGGTTCAATGCCTTCGTTTCAAGGATTCAAGAATCTCACTTCCATAGACCTCTCTCGTAATGCTCTAACAGGTCCGGTTCCTTCCATTTACTTTGAAGGCCTTTCAAATCTTGTATCTGTTGCTCTCATGAACAATTCCTTTAATGGGAGTATCCCTTCTTCTCTGTTTTCCCTTCCATCTATGCAGCAAATTTTGCTTTCCAGAAACCAATTCAGTGAAGTTTCTGagtttcttccaaaaaaatcctTGTCTACTGTGGATACACTAGATTTGAGTAGTAACAAACTACAAGGGCCTATTCCCTCGTACTTCTTTGATTTTCAAAGTCTCAGTTACCTCACACTTTCTTTCAACAACTTCAGTGGCACCGTACAGCTAGAAAGTATCCATAGGCTTCAAAATCTTACGTTACTTGATCTTTCACATAATAGCTTGTTAGTCAATGCAAGTATCAGTAACTCTAGCCTATCATCCTTTCCCCAACTCCAATATTTAGGATTGGCTTCTTGCAAGCTCCAAAAGTTCCCTCCTCTAATGAACCAATCAATGTTGGGGTTTTTAGACCTTTCCAACAACCAAATTTCTGGGGTaatacccaattggatttggaATATGGGTAATGGATCTCTAACGAATGTTAATCTTTCTTGTAATCTCCTAGTGGGTTTGCAACGGGGATACGTTATTCCTCCTCTTCAAACCCTTGTCCTTCGTTCGAATCAGCTCTGCGGTGAAATCCCAATACCGCCAGATTCAACACGCTTTGTGGACTACTCAAGGAATAATTTCAGCTCTTCTATTCCTGCTGAAATTGGCAACGGCATTGCCAACGCTAGGTTCTTCTCTCTTTCACATAACAAGCTTTCTGGACCCATCCCCCCATCAATATGCAATGGGAGCAACCTTGATGTTCTTAATTTGTCCAACAATAGATTCAGTGGCACTATACCCCAATGTCTGATAGCCACAGGTGCTGCGACCATTCGTGTACTAAATTTGCGAAACAACAATCTAACGGGTAACATAACGGGGACATTTCCAAAACATTGTGCTTTGAGGACCCTTGATTTGAGTGAAAATCTCTTGGAAGGGCATGTTCCAAAATCCTTGGCCAATTGTGCAAATGCTGAGGTTTTAAATCTTGGTATCAACAACATATATGGCACCTTCCCTTGCTTCTTGGCGAATTTATCCGACTTGCGCGTCTTAGTTTTACGATCCAACAAGTTCCAGGGAAATATTAGCTGCCGAGGAATTCATAACAATATCTGGCCAGAGCTTCAAATCATTGACCTAGCTTTGAACAACTTCAGCGGTATTCTGCCGCCAAGTTTCTTTTCACAGAGGAAGGCGATGATGGATGTGGGTAATGCACGACCAAATCGTAATCACTTGCGTTTTGAGGTGGCATTTCTAAACGTCTACTATGAGGATTCAGTGACAGTTACCAACAAAGGGTCAAAGTTGGAGTATGTGAAGATCTTAACTATATTTAACGCCATCGATTTCTCGAACAACAATTTCAAAGGAGAGATACAAGACACAGTTGGGGATCTGAAATCCCTCAATGTTCTCAACCTATCACACAATTCCCTCACTGGTTTAATCCCATCATCAGTTGGAAACTTAACACAGCTTGAATCACTTGACCTCTCGTGGAACAAGCTCGGCGGAAGCATCCCAGTGACACTTGCACGCCTGACATTTCTTGCATTCCTGAACTTATCGTACAATCAACTCATCGGAATGATCCCAACTGGCTCCCAACTTCAACTATTTCCAAATACTTCGTTCATAGGAAACAAAGGGTTATGGGGAGCTCCTTTGACCCCTTGTTGCAAGGAAGTAGAACCAACGACTCCAACAATGGATCGTAGGCAGTCAAATACGGATGAGGATGGGATTAACTGGGTCTACATAACCGCTACGTTGGGGTATATTGTGGGATTTGGAGTTATTGTTGTGCCACTTTTGTATTCGAAAAGATGGAGACAATGCTATTACAAACCCCTCGATAGAGTTATTGTGAGGATTCTCCATCACCAAGACCAGCTAGCAAGgaatcaaagaagaagaaacaacatAAAGCAGCTTCAGAGACACCAGCACCACTGA
- the LOC131326052 gene encoding non-specific lipid-transfer protein 1-like, giving the protein MARSSETLVKKVACVAVLMCMVVAAPHAEAAISCGQVQSSLTPCISYLKGSGGAVPAACCNGVKSLSNAAKTTPDRQTVCNCIKSAAAGISGLNYGLVSSLPGKCGLFLPIKIGPSTDCSKVR; this is encoded by the exons ATGGCTAGGTCGTCAGAAACACTGGTGAAGAAGGTGGCCTGCGTGGCGGTGCTAATGTGCATGGTGGTGGCTGCACCCCACGCCGAGGCGGCAATATCGTGCGGCCAGGTGCAGTCAAGCCTTACCCCATGCATCTCCTACCTGAAGGGCAGCGGCGGGGCAGTGCCGGCGGCCTGCTGCAACGGGGTCAAATCCCTAAGCAACGCGGCCAAGACCACACCTGACCGTCAGACGGTTTGCAATTGCATTAAGTCTGCTGCTGCTGGGATATCTGGTCTCAACTACGGTCTCGTCTCTTCCCTCCCCGGTAAATGTGGTCTCTTCCTTCCCATCAAGATTGGCCCTTCCACTGACTGCTCCAA GGTGCGGTGA
- the LOC131326061 gene encoding receptor-like protein 7, with protein sequence MNQSSLLGLDLSDNQISGLIPNWIWNITNGYLNLSSNLLVGFQRGFVIPTVGYLDLHSNQLSGEIPIPTEVGAYVDDSRNNFSSSIPAEIGNRLPNAWFFSISYNMLSGPIPPSICNGSHLEILNLSNNRFSGTIPKCLIDKGIATLRVLNLQNNNLTANIMGTFPEGCTLRTLELNGNHLEGEVPNSLANCVNVEVLNLGTNNIIGKFPCFLANLSKLRILVLRSNKFHRNISYRANYLWPKLQIIDLAFKNFSGILPASFFSQRKAMMDGGNA encoded by the coding sequence ATGAACCAGTCGAGCTTATTGGGTTTAGACCTTTCTGACAACCAAATTTCTGGGCTCATACCTAATTGGATTTGGAATATTACTAATGGATATCTAAATCTTTCTTCTAATCTCCTAGTGGGTTTTCAACGGGGTTTCGTTATTCCTACTGTTGGTTACCTTGACCTTCATTCCAATCAGCTCAGTGGTGAAATCCCAATACCAACAGAAGTGGGAGCCTACGTGGACGACTCGAGGAATAATTTCAGCTCTTCTATCCCTGCTGAAATTGGCAACCGCCTTCCCAATGCTTGGTTCTTCTCTATTTCTTATAACATGCTTTCTGGACCCATCCCTCCATCAATATGCAATGGCAGCCACCTTGAGATTCTTAATTTGTCCAACAATAGATTCAGTGGCACTATACCTAAATGTTTGATAGATAAAGGGATTGCAACCCTCCGCGTATTGAATTTGCAGAATAACAATCTTACTGCTAACATAATGGGGACATTCCCGGAAGGTTGCACTTTGAGGACCCTCGAGTTGAATGGAAATCACTTGGAAGGGGAGGTTCCAAATTCCCTTGCAAATTGTGTAAATGTGGAGGTTTTAAATCTCGGTACCAACAACATAATTGGTAAGTTCCCTTGTTTTTTGGCGAACTTATCAAAATTGCGCATCTTGGTTTTACGATCCAACAAGTTCCATAGAAATATTAGCTACCGAGCTAATTACCTCTGGCCAAAGCTTCAAATCATTGACCTAGCTTTCAAAAACTTCAGCGGTATTCTGCCGGCAAGTTTCTTTTCACAGAGGAAGGCGATGATGGATGGGGGTAATGCATGA
- the LOC131326057 gene encoding receptor-like protein 7 — MRTKFITWFFSIATITIFFSITIPVHSQCLEDQKSLLLQLKSSLEFDPDSSVKLANWAGTNDCCQWNGVTCDRFGRVIGLDLNTESISRGLNDSSSLFQLKFLEKLDLANNNFNIAEIPSNFGGLTNLRYLNLSNTQFFGQIPMEFSRLTRLVKIDLSKDIYYDGIPRFQIENPNLVTLFRNLSGLTELYLDGVNISANGHEWGQAISSSMPNLRVLSLSGCLISGPIDSSLQKLQYLSEINLAQNNISSPIPDFLANFPNLTVLILSNSELHGTFPDNIFQRVQTLETLDLSGNALLNGSLPDFPEKGSLRNLYLSLTNFSGNLPESIGNLTELRRIEINGCYFSGPIPSSLANLSQLVHLDFSTNNFSGSMPLFQGSKNLTSIDLSNNALTGPVPSIVFEGLSNLVHISLMNNSFNGSIPSSLFSLPSMQQIWLTRNQFSEVSEFLPNKSMSTLDTLELSHNKLQGPIPSYFFDFQSLRVLSLSFNNFSGTVQLESIHRFQNLTDLELSHNSLSVNASINDSILSSFPQLQWLGLASCKLQKFPPLMNLPLYYLDLSDNQISGVIPNWIWNIGNGSLSNFNLSFNLLVGLQPEYVIPRLQILILHSNQLCGEIPIPPDSTRHVDYSRNNFSSSIPAEIGNGIANARFFSLSHNKLSGPIPPSICNGSNLDVLNLSNNRFSGTIPQCLITTGAATIRVLNLQNNNLTGNITGTFPKHCALRTLDLSENLLEGHVPKSLANCANAEVLNLGINNIYGTFPCFLANLSNLRVLVLRSNKFQGNISCQGIHNYIWPELQIIDLALNNFSGTLPPSFFSQRKAMMDGGNARRNFNHLRFEVALQNIYYEDSVTVTNKGSEMELVKILTIFIAIDFSNNNFKGEIPYIIGDLKSLYVLNLSHNSLVGSIPSSVGNLAQLGSLDLSWNKLGGNIPVTLARLTFLAFLNLSYNQLIGMIPTGPQLQLFPNTSFEGNKGLWGPPLTATEAEPAPPTQSYAKEDEINWVYVIATLGYAAGFGVVVGPLLYSKRWRQCYYKPLDRVIVRILYLREQRARHQRRRDNINQLRRRQHH; from the coding sequence ATGAGAACTAAATTCATTACCTGGTTTTTCTCAATCGCCACCATCACAATCTTCTTCTCCATCACCATTCCAGTACACAGCCAATGCCTCGAGGATCAAAAATCTTTGTTGCTTCAATTGAAGAGCAGCCTCGAGTTCGATCCAGATTCCTCTGTCAAGTTGGCAAATTGGGCTGGAACCAACGATTGTTGTCAATGGAATGGTGTGACTTGTGACCGTTTCGGCCGTGTTATAGGTCTCGACCTGAACACGGAATCAATCTCCAGAGGTTTAAATGACTCAAGTAGTCTTTTCCAGCTCAAGTTTCTTGAGAAGCTGGACTTGGCCAACAATAACTTCAACATCGCAGAAATTCCATCCAATTTTGGAGGCCTCACCAATCTAAGATATCTGAATTTGTCGAACACTCAATTTTTTGGGCAGATTCCGATGGAATTCTCTCGCTTGACGAGGTTGGTGAAGATTGATTTGTCTAAGGACATCTATTATGATGGGATACCTAGATTCCAAATTGAAAACCCAAATTTAGTCACACTTTTTCGTAACCTTAGTGGACTTACGGAGCTTTATTTGGACGGGGTAAATATATCAGCAAATGGGCATGAATGGGGTCAGGCCATTTCATCTTCAATGCCTAACCTGCGAGTTTTGAGCTTGAGTGGTTGTTTAATTTCAGGCCCTATTGATTCTTCCCTTCAAAAACTTCAGTATCTTTCAGAAATCAATCTGGCTCAGAACAATATCTCGTCTCCAATCCCGGATTTCTTGGCGAATTTCCCGAACTTGACAGTTTTGATTCTCAGTAATTCGGAATTGCATGGAACATTTCCAGACAACATATTTCAGCGGGTACAAACACTGGAGACTCTAGATTTGTCAGGCAATGCACTACTCAATGGTTCTTTACCTGATTTTCCGGAAAAAGGGTCCCTTCGAAATTTGTATCTTAGCCTCACCAATTTTTCAGGGAATTTACCAGAATCTATTGGGAATTTGACAGAGCTAAGAAGGATCGAGATTAACGGCTGTTATTTCAGCGGACCGATTCCGAGTTCACTTGCAAACCTTAGTCAACTTgttcatttggatttttcaactAACAATTTTAGTGGTTCAATGCCTTTGTTTCAAGGATCCAAGAATCTCACTTCCATAGACCTCTCTAATAATGCTTTAACAGGTCCAGTTCCTTCCATTGTCTTTGAAGGCCTTTCAAATCTTGTACATATTTCTCTCATGAACAATTCCTTCAATGGGAGTAttccttcttctctcttttccctTCCATCTATGCAGCAAATTTGGCTTACCAGAAACCAATTCAGTGAAGTTTCTGAGTTTCTTCCAAACAAATCCATGTCTACTTTGGATACACTAGAATTGAGTCATAACAAACTACAAGGGCCTATTCCCTCGTACTTCTTTGATTTTCAAAGTCTCAGAGTCCTCTCACTTTCTTTCAACAACTTCAGTGGCACCGTACAGCTAGAAAGTATCCATAGGTTTCAAAATCTTACAGACCTTGAGCTTTCACACAATAGCTTGTCGGTCAATGCAAGTATCAATGACTCTATTTTATCATCCTTTCCTCAACTCCAATGGTTAGGTTTGGCTTCTTGCAAGCTCCAAAAGTTCCCTCCTCTAATGAACCTACCGTTGTATTATTTAGACCTTTCGGACAACCAAATTTCTGGGGTCATACCTAATTGGATTTGGAATATTGGTAATGGATCTCTAAGTAATTTTAATCTTTCTTTTAATCTCCTAGTGGGTTTGCAACCGGAATACGTTATTCCTCGTCTTCAAATCCTTATCCTTCATTCGAATCAACTTTGCGGTGAAATCCCAATACCGCCAGATTCAACACGTCATGTGGACTACTCAAGGAATAATTTCAGCTCTTCTATCCCTGCTGAAATTGGGAATGGCATTGCCAACGCTAGGTTCTTCTCTCTTTCACATAACAAGCTTTCTGGACCCATCCCTCCATCAATATGCAATGGGAGCAACCTTGATGTTCTTAATTTGTCCAACAATAGATTCAGTGGCACAATACCCCAATGTCTGATAACCACAGGTGCTGCAACCATTCGCGTACTGAATTTGCAAAACAACAATCTTACGGGTAACATAACGGGGACATTCCCAAAACATTGTGCTTTAAGGACCCTTGATTTGAGTGAAAATCTCTTGGAAGGGCATGTTCCAAAATCCTTGGCCAATTGTGCAAATGCGGAGGTTTTAAATCTTGGTATCAACAACATATATGGCACCTTCCCTTGCTTCTTGGCAAATTTATCCAACTTGCGCGTCTTAGTTTTACGATCCAACAAGTTCCAGGGAAATATTAGCTGCCAAGGAATTCATAATTACATCTGGCCAGAGCTTCAAATCATTGACCTAGCTTTGAACAACTTCAGCGGTACTCTGCCGCCAAGTTTCTTTTCACAGAGGAAGGCGATGATGGATGGGGGTAATGCACGACGAAATTTCAATCACTTGCGTTTTGAGGTGGCATTGCAAAACATCTACTATGAGGATTCAGTGACAGTTACCAACAAAGGGTCAGAGATGGAGCTGGTGAAGATCTTAACTATATTTATCGCCATCGATTTCTCAAACAACAATTTCAAAGGAGAGATACCATACATAATTGGGGATCTGAAATCCCTCTATGTTCTCAACCTATCACACAATTCCCTCGTTGGTTCAATCCCATCATCAGTTGGAAACTTAGCACAGCTTGGATCACTTGACCTCTCGTGGAACAAGCTCGGCGGAAACATTCCGGTGACACTTGCACGTCTGACATTTCTTGCATTCCTGAACTTATCATACAATCAACTCATCGGAATGATCCCAACTGGCCCCCAACTTCAACTATTTCCAAATACTTCGTTCGAAGGAAACAAAGGATTATGGGGACCTCCTTTGACCGCTACGGAAGCAGAACCGGCACCGCCTACGCAGTCATATGCAAAGGAGGATGAGATTAATTGGGTCTACGTAATCGCTACGTTGGGGTATGCTGCGGGGTTTGGAGTTGTTGTTGGGCCACTTTTATATTCGAAAAGATGGAGACAATGCTACTACAAACCACTCGATAGAGTTATTGTGAGGATTCTATATCTTCGAGAGCAGCGAGCAAGACATCAAAGAAGAAGAGACAACATAAACCAGCTTCGGAGACGCCAGCACCACTGA